The sequence gtgtcgtgttccctcatctcgccttttctgaaatccacaattagctctattGACATACTGTCATAACGCAAGCAGGATCCAGCACTCCATACAAGCATATACAAATCTGATAAGGGGTACACATCACTGAACGTAAATGAAAACATAACCCATAAAAGTGAAGAAACTATCATAATAGTAGAAaatgttaaccaatggaagagtctgACTCCCCACGGAGGACATCCACACGATCTGAGCCgattagatgtcgacaaggaagcgtcgagctcctggctcagagttggagacctcttcccagaaacagaagagatcattgtagcaatacaggacaaggttgttgacacatgtagttatcaataatacagaataaacgaCTAATAGGTCCAAGACGATATATGCTGAAAATTATAAGAGTAACTATAACCAATCCGACTTTACAAGATCCTGCAGTAGTTCAACTGAATCTCATTACTTGCACAAGCAGAATAAAATGGCGGACAACATTCACGAAAACATTGCTTTAACTACAACTGATGAAAAACACCATAATTTACTAAACGTACAAGCCTTTTCcacttttagagttagagtccttcatatcatactgcgtccgatcattatttcagataggataaTACATGATCTGCGTTCGGATGTaattttacaggataaacaagcaaaagcaactttttaaatatatatagccattccaaacacacataacttacagaaatgaattagtaaaaaacaataccagaaatatgttgaattgaaagggcaaaatgaaagactatggaacacgaaCAGGGTATTATTTATCCCAATCGTAATATCAATAACTGGTATCATCCTAAAGGCTTTACAAAATAGTATTAATAAATTAGGCCCACACGGCGATACTTGTGTAAATCTTCGAAAACCCATAACACTATACACCACGAGAATAGTCTAAAATCTCCTATCAATTGAgacatgagtgtgcttggctatccctgtacctcaggttttaccagtttaggctaagatgataataataataataataataataataataataataataataataataataataataataatgacttatttataaagcacctttcatCCAGACGATGCCGTTCAAACAGCATCAcaacgggataaagtgcaaactagaaaataaaagacaaaatgtgtcagtcctaatatacacctcagacttctgcacagtactgtagtttaaggtgttgaattctacagtttaggaACATAGTCCCAAAAAAACTCAACGCTgacctcccaatgatcctttggccttctaccttatcgtctgcctgcactgcattttctcggcaactgaaacactgtttccctgaactattctgttccatttttccttgtacaacctcattgcaccgatgtgatgtaatgatctatttggatcgcatgcagaaaagttttccattttacagtggtgcatgtcacaataataaaccaatttaccgattcattgtcaataatacagcgccccttggttgcttaagattgttataaccgggggggggggaggggggtgacagtgcggatgagctgccacgacctattaaatgctcccagtggcgagtagcctctgtccagctcttggccttcacgtgcgatattcaagattcaaaaactttattgtcgttccaactgtacatcagctctgcagggtagaatgagacagcgtttcccaggagcagtgcaatcataacataacaaacgcaacaataaataataaacacaacaataaatagtaaaacacaacagccacatgtcgctTTAAATCAAGTTGTAAGTGTccggtgcaagttaaaagtgtccaaagcagagtcaggtagagcagctatttagcagtctgactgcctgtgggaggaagctgtttagtagtcttgtggttttagttttgatgctcctgtaacgtttacctgatggcagaagaacaaatagttcatggagagggtgtgaggggtctttaatgatgtaccgtgtcttctggaggcatcgaatctgaaagaggtcttggacagaaggtaaggagaccccaataaccttctctgctcccctaaccaccccctgcaaggcttttttgtcggcagcactgcagctggagtaccaggttgtgatgcaaaaggtcagcacactctcaaccacgcctctgtagaatgtagttaagatgttagtggggagtgatgcttgtttaagcttcctcagaaagtgcaatcaggGGAATGTTCACCTTCACAAAAAACTAGAACCAGAACATGAGGATTGGACATTTTCAGGGACATCCATTGCTGTCAATTCCgtgtctgtgaacagaattttactttctgtcctaatatccatggaagcattgaatttattcatgtaatctcaaacactgaatgctgaaataccgttataaagttctttgtcagaTGAGCCGTTTAACGTTTtgaatatgttctctgttcccatggaagatgttcaacagaaacacaaggagactctgcgggcacaaactgaaaccctgagagtgaacacgatcctgatgacggagaaggtgaaggttttccagctggttgatcgatacgctgagctcacggtcatttctagtgttcgagatcggagactggtggaacatgagctgctggcaagaggcagagaccatgcggattatagagagaaacaactccgcagacagctggaaaaaatccgtactgatcagttattccagagcagcttttcccggagtaaatccaaatctgggagttcagcagcagtggccggagtcccggggatcgggaaaacaacgatggtacaaaagattgtttatgactgggccatggggaaaatataccaacaattccaatttgtcttcagtttcaaattccgagatttaaacaccattaattgtagaataaacctgaaggaactgattctggatcagtatccttacatTGGGAATATTCTGAGAgaagtctggaagaacccagagggattactgtttatattcgatggtttagatgaattcaaacacaaaatcgattttgcggacagtcggagagatacagaacttaagcaccagtgcccagatcccgagtggtggtgtgaagtgtcggacattgtgtacagtttaatccagggcaagctgctcccagggtgttcagtgctggtgaccacccgccccactgtgttacatttattggaaaaggcaaagatcggtgtctgggctgaaatcctgggatttgttgatgaggaacggaaggaatatttcatcagacattttgaagatcagacggtggccgaagctgttttcaattatgtgaaggagaacgagatcctgtacaccatgggctacaacccctcctactgctggatcctcgctctggcactgggccccttcttcacacaaagagtcagggacccacagcgagttcccaagaccatcacccaactgtattcctactatatttacaacatcctgaaaaaccacggccgtgagattgagagaccccgtgatgtgttactcagggttggtcagatggccttcagaggagtgtccgagaagaagattgtgtttacagatggagatttgatcaactacagtctgcagccttcccagttcctgtccgggttcctgatggagcttttggagagagaggattctgcccagagcgtggtgtacacattcccacacctcaccatccaagagtttgtagctgcagtcgcacaattcctgaatccacatcccggggatatactgaaattcctcactgatgcccacaacacgacagatgggcgatttgaggtatttctccgttttgttgctggtctctcctccccaatgacaactcggggcctggaggagatTCTGGGTcaatttcctcatcaaacaacctgccgggtgattgactgggcaaaggaggaggttaaacgacagagtggaaacacatggagtgaagctggtaaatggagcctcctgaacacattgcactacctttttgagtctcagaatcgtagactggctcaggccacactggaatctgtggaaacactttcattcagtagaatgacactgaccccgattgactgcgcggtcctgtctcatgtcatcggactctgtgatacaataaaacacctcgacctggagaactgccacattcagtgtgaaggaatccagcggctgggacccgggctgcacaagtgccaggagttgaggtaacttgatttatctctcactctgaactgtgaaactgttctattgtgtcatttcaatgtaaagggatttgggttaaactgtgataaatcagattgtgaagaattgtgacaaataccctggggatcggtcagtaattccccaaggacaggagggttctgtggttccttgtgaagggatgttggaaacttcatcagatcagtgaataacgaccattggtttaatgatagtaaatcacaggaatggccgtgtttcctgctgcctgtgacacgtccattgacaatgttccttctcactgttactgacacccagaccgacactgactgcagcaggtgggtcagaaaTTCACACCcgcttcccggtgagggacaagagaccgtcagcagactgtcccagtgagaaggaaagaaataccattgtgacaTTGCCCTCCCCTGCCCTTGAtagtgtgtgactttgctcactaccagatacacAGAGAGCGAGGCCGCATCTCCTCTGGgtctctgttcagacccaacacacacgtacaaaaattttctgcatcctctcgtcttgtaggattatcgtttacccttggaatcctcctgtgggactttTTATCCCAATCCCCCTTCGATTCTTAGGGATCTCGTCCCCATCCCcaatcctcctgtgggctctctattaCCCTTTCCTCACcctccagtggaatgtcttttccccacccccttcctgtgggatctttcttccccattccccttcctcctgtgggttccctcttccccattcccttccctccAGAAGtatcccttcccatcccccttcctcctgtcagatctcttttccccatcccccatccacctatgggatctctcttcgcaaacccccttcatcctgtgggatctcacttccccatcccccaccctcctgttggatctctcctccccatcccccttcctcctttgggatctctctgccccatcccccatcctcctgtcagacctcttttccccttctcccatccttctgtgggatctctctcccccatccccctccgtcctgtaggatctctctcccccatcccccttcctcctgtgggatctctctcccccatccccctccatcctgtgtgatcactctcccccatccccctccgtcctgtgggatctctctcccccatctcccttcctcctgtgggatctctctcccccattcctcttcctcctgtgggatatctctcccccatcccccttcctcttgtggtatctcactcccccatccccattcctcctgtgggatctctattccacatcccccttcctcctgtgggatctctctcccccatcctccttcctcctgagggatctctctcccccatccccattcctcctgtgggatctctctcccccatcacccttcctcctatgggacctctcacccccatccaccttcgccctgtgggatctctctcccccatcccccttcctcttgtggtatctcactcccccatccccattcctcctgtgggatctttattccacatcccccttcctcctgtgggatctctctcccccatcctccttcctccagagggatctctctcccccatccccattcctcctgtgggatctctctcccccatcccccttcctcctgtgggatctctctcccccatcccccttcctcttgtgggatctctcttccatatCCGCTTCCTTCTTTGTCTTTCCATCCTTTACCTTAGGTGTtgtctcttcctccatctcccatCGACATTTCCCGATtctcaaatcttcctcactgtttgactctctccccttcacccctGCCCTTTCCGACTGTCTCAcgtcaggaacacttttctaacaatcagggaatgagagagaatatgtggagtttacagggtcacaccgacagacgaaATTACTGACAATCGGTGAATTCattggagctgggcagtgagggacattgacagtgatgggaactacgATCAGTGAATTAATAAAGGGTTTAATGTtccctgaaatatccgagtgagagaaatgccctcagacccacggttttAATCACtatgttcatcaatttgtctgtttgtctTTAGAATGAAcggtaataaactgggagattcaggaatgaaactggtgtctgcggctctgaggaacccggagtgtaaaatacagaaactgtggtaagtaccagactgtgggagattgtgtttacagtcactgggtgtctgacactgaacattaatgtgatcagtaattgtgttactgataaacactggggatttgtaccgtctcctgtctctctgtgtccttcaccctcactctctctcatctccaggctgaacagtgtcggtctcacagattctggtgccgaggatctcgcctccgctctcagtacaaacccatcactgacggggctGAACCTGATATCAAACTCGTTGTCagactagccttataatcttccagattcatatcattacctagtttttgaaccttttggaagctcttcttttcttcttcactagatttacaacggcctttgtgcaccacggatcttgAACCCTACCATTCGTTCCATGTCTTATTGGAACGtatctactcagaaccccacgcaaatatcccttgaacattttctacatttctttggtccgtttccctgagaacatctgtttccaaattatgcttacaagttccagcctgataTGCTCAtagttctccttactccaatgaaAGGTTGctctaacttgcctgttcctatccctctctaatgctatggtaaaagagatagaattgtgatcactatctccaaaatgctctcccactgagagacctgacacctggccaggttcatttcccagtaccggatcaagtgcagcctctcctcctgcaggcttatctacatattgtgtcaagaaaccttcctgaacacacctaacaaactccaccccgtcaaaacccttcactctagggagatgccaatcaatatttgggaaattaaaatctcccacttcaacaaccctgttattgttactcctttccagaatctgtctccctatctgttcctcgatgtccctgttactcttgttacgaaaaccccgtaaccaggtaacttaccagcaaagatagatggatcagctgagacggatgctactattttcaaccgttttattcaacaagggcacaaacgtatggttaatacaaaacattcagatcatcaaaactcaatctaaaacaccggtgtaataataatcattcaaaacacaagctcgatcgtcgtctaggggtaatgtagattttatatcgttcactggatatctaaaagtcttttagatcacggcagtttcacttagttgccggcggaagtgtcgcgttggtgcacttttagttagaaagacagagaacatgaagcatttacccgacaggttttccaacctgtaggaggtagtcggaagtctcgttgggagaatggactctcatctgtggcttcccctgtagctaggccgtcttccgtggtgaagtcgccaatcccaggcaagggattgacgcacacgaaccccaccaccggctgtagctattaaaacgctgtcgcaggatttctagcgtttctccttcgtgtgtttccttggtgcatctgagggtcctcccctcagacccgcctttatacttcttcacgggatcgcaggtgtcaatcaaggtgcaggtaatgcgatctctctctcaaccagcccactttgcccgagggcttttcaggtggtctccatgagacaatagtcaaagtcacttttattctgcttcttgggagaacgtggtctttcgcacgtctctctctcttgggtcagttgaccccccttaactagagttcttgcgattttcacaaaggagggggccaacggcataacacctccccccataatgggtttttaaccagcggttaaaaacaggttgacacaggaatttatttatttttttgaatctacatactacacaagcttttctcttcacagagtactactgttatacattcaagtcagtatctaaacaggtaacaagtacagtgccccttttctttaataccttaacctcatgtgccctactaacgcctggtagcatcaaacttcagctcaataaccatcttatttatttgctttcttcagcaacataactaaggaggtgtgatcttagcttacatacatctacaaaggttcatgcaaaagacaaatttttatgctactttcaaacttaacagtcaagctccCATGGGTgtggtctttattattcacatactttgtcaaaatcccttaaaaccggcttctgctattttaaaaatcgcgtccccattaaccctcgccttttttccggttaattccctcgtggcgatcttggtcaccctggcgaaataggctttcgcccgctcctttcataggagttattttatcagcgtgttccaaacttagaccacccaattccttaattttaggcaatttgtcgtttttctcttcaggacccgtcatgctattagtttccaatttaagatccgcaagcgatctcgctttgttcagacagcatttcacattctgccttttcacaccacactctggaataacaatagcgtgtggggcccctttaccttccaactcaacctgtaattgactcacaggctttgtggtaccaagccattgtctctgtagcctggttgctgcttttgatatcagtccagcctttaaactttcttcattcaatttgggaactacacatccccctttcccttgagttccgtgactaggttcagcaccatgtgtatccccatcttggacacactcaaacgggacattggcctcttccaggttttcaacacccgtacctttttcaaattctaacgtccccccctccttccagtaactctccaggcagccccctgttggggaaggcgcaaccctgcgagctgaaacaacctcctcggccatgtcagctgacttctccacagcaaggatacccttctcctctaagactgccctcatttcactctcgggaccatcgagaacatctttagaactctcaacttctccaaacaattctgccaaaccagacagatcaaccacgtccaactctggacgttttaacagctttatccgtttctcatctttatttcctacctctaggacctttctcttcactaaggggggagctatctcctcgcccttacccccttttactttactaccttccgttttaccaccctctgaaccctcgtggtgtagggtcggtaaaaacgtctgggccaatttcaaactgcgcgctgtcccagccgccgctctcgacaggctgcgagtgaccgcgcatgcgcgatagctcggggactccatgggcggggcctcaactatcagggcggttcccatcttcccacccgcgaggtcattacccaacaggagctccacgccctcccccggtaactccggcaggactcctagctccacaggtcccgacaccaactcgcaatcgagaaagaccctatgcaaaggcacgaccgcggtctggttcccgattcctctcagggcaacctcccccgtccgagggccgaaatttaacacattacggctaattaacgatagttccgcccccgtgtctctccaaattcgtacggggatgggggggtccccttccctcaaagacacggttccttcggaactaaatgtctcccgcccctccggtactccatctacctggggccctcttgtcaacttcctgattaccactgcacacccgataggggtcgctgctctctccctctctggctcctttctcggagcaaagcattttgatgcaatatgtcccacctttccacaattaaaacagtttaaaccaggagatctccaggtttcctgtctgttatcctcactttttgtgctagctcccggcggagtttctccctgagccggcggactttccctaccattccaacggtctctcgggtaactttttggcgaggaaaactttgtcttgtgggttagggcatattcatctgcgagcctagccatctctgagatggactgattcgtcctctcatttaaatacattcggatctcttccggaacgcaacctttaaattcctcaatcaaaactaactccctgagacgcccatagttctcggtcaccttttcagctgtgcaccaacggtccaagagcacacccttctcatgggctagctcggtatacgtttgattccaccctctttttaaatttcggaacctttgtctatacgcctcaggtactaactcgtaacctcggagaatggcctcctttacttgatcataattcccgtccctttctgtgggcagcgcggtatatacccgctgtgcttttcctcgtaacacactttgtaacaacgccacccattgctctctgggccactgctgattctcggccaccttttcaaaaagcaagaaataactatcaacatccgtctcctcgaacggggggaccaacctcaacgcccgactaatatcaaacccctcctctctctcgtcCCCtcgagttcttcgctcttgctttcgcctgtccagctccaattcatggcccctttgtttctctttctcttctgcttctagctgctttagtttgaacacatgctctctttccacagccctttcctttgcggctctctcggcttctttttccctctcagctgcttctacttctagctgcttt is a genomic window of Hemitrygon akajei unplaced genomic scaffold, sHemAka1.3 Scf000075, whole genome shotgun sequence containing:
- the LOC140722356 gene encoding NACHT, LRR and PYD domains-containing protein 3-like, giving the protein MDKGRKWKRVAKRLKRFLPGGSSSEDDLDTGSKNVTELTEKGNRTESSRLFLSLVNGKGSRARRAMWESFLTWRTELPKLDRILREIQELDVQQKHKETLRAQTETLRVNTILMTEKVKVFQLVDRYAELTVISSVRDRRLVEHELLARGRDHADYREKQLRRQLEKIRTDQLFQSSFSRSKSKSGSSAAVAGVPGIGKTTMVQKIVYDWAMGKIYQQFQFVFSFKFRDLNTINCRINLKELILDQYPYIGNILREVWKNPEGLLFIFDGLDEFKHKIDFADSRRDTELKHQCPDPEWWCEVSDIVYSLIQGKLLPGCSVLVTTRPTVLHLLEKAKIGVWAEILGFVDEERKEYFIRHFEDQTVAEAVFNYVKENEILYTMGYNPSYCWILALALGPFFTQRVRDPQRVPKTITQLYSYYIYNILKNHGREIERPRDVLLRVGQMAFRGVSEKKIVFTDGDLINYSLQPSQFLSGFLMELLEREDSAQSVVYTFPHLTIQEFVAAVAQFLNPHPGDILKFLTDAHNTTDGRFEVFLRFVAGLSSPMTTRGLEEILGQFPHQTTCRVIDWAKEEVKRQSGNTWSEAGKWSLLNTLHYLFESQNRRLAQATLESVETLSFSRMTLTPIDCAVLSHVIGLCDTIKHLDLENCHIQCEGIQRLGPGLHKCQELRMNGNKLGDSGMKLVSAALRNPECKIQKLWVEKVGLTDSGAEDLVSALSTNPSLTELYLSVNKLGVSGVKLVSAALRNPECKIQRLWLARVGLTDSGAEDLASALSTNTSLTDLDLSGNKLGDSGVKLVSAALRNPECKIQRLWLNNVGLTDSGAEDLVSALSTNPSLTGLDLESNSLTDRSVPALRRLIPTLPSLELILLYGNRFSETGRKELRSLREPRPGLRVIV